The Streptomyces sp. NBC_00306 sequence GCGAAGCGCTCGTCGTCCTCGCGCTCCGCCTCGAAGCGCTTGAGGACCCGCTCGACGTAGTCGGGCAGTTCGGCGGAGGTGACCTTCAGTCCGCGGACCTTGCGGCCGAAGCCGGGCTCCAGGCCGAGGGCGCCGCCGAGGTGCACCTGGAAGCCCTCCACCTGGTTGCCCTCGTCGTCCAGGACCAACTGCCCCTTGAGGCCGATGTCCGCGACCTGGATCCGGGCGCAGGCGTTGGGGCAGCCGTTGATGTTGATGGTGACCGGCTGGTCGAACTCGGGCATGCGCCGCTCGAGTTCGTCGATCAGCGAGGCGCCGCGCGCCTTCGTCTCGACGATCGCCAGCTTGCAGAACTCGATGCCGGTGCAGGCCATGGTGCCGCGCCGGAACGGCGAGGGGTTCACCCGCAGATCGAGCGCCTCCAGGCCGGACACGAGCGACTCGATCCGGTCCTCCTCGACGTCGAGCACGATCATCTTCTGCTCGACGGTGGTCCGCAGCCGGCCGGAGCCGTGCTCCGCGGCGACGTCCGCGATCTTGGTGAGGGTGGCGCCGTCGATGCGTCCGACGCGCGGGGCGAACCCGACGTAGAACCGGCCGTCCTGCTGCCGGTGCACCCCGACGTGGTCGCGCCACTGCTGTACGGGCTGCTCGGGCGCGGGGCCGTCGACGAGCTTGCGCTGCAGGTACTCGTCCTCCAGCACCTGACGGAACTTCTCCGGCCCCCAGTCGGCGACCAGGAACTTCAGCCGGGCGCGGGTGCGCAGCCGGCGGTAGCCGTAGTCCCGGAAGATCGAGATGACGCCCTCGTGGACGTCGGCCACCTCGTCCAGCGGCACCCAGGCGCCCAGCCGGACGCCGATCTTGGGGTTGGTGGAGAGTCCGCCGCCGACCCACAGGTCGAAACCGGGGCCGTGCTCGGGGTGGTTCACCCCGACGAAGGCGATGTCGTTGATCTCGTGCGCGACGTCCAGCAGCGGAGAGCCGGAGACCGCGGACTTGAACTTGCGGGGGAGGTTCGAGAAGGCCTTGTTGCCGATGATCCGGCGGTGGATCTCCTCGATGGCGGGCGTGCCGTCGATGATCTCGTCCTCGGCGATACCGGCGACGGGCGAGCCGAGGATCACGCGGGGGGTGTCACCGCAGGCCTCGGTCGTCGACAGGCCGACCCCTTCGAGGCGGCGCCAGATCTCCGGCATGTCCTCGATACGGATCCAGTGGTACTGCACGTTCTGCCGGTCGGTGAGATCGGCGGTGCCGCGTGCGAACTCCTCGGAGATCTCGCCGATCACCCGCAGCTGCTCGGTGGTCAGCCGTCCTCCGTCGATCCGGACGCGCAGCATGAAGTACTTGTCGTCCAGCTCCTCCGGCTCCAGGATCGCGGTCTTGCCGCCGTCGATGCCGGGCTTGCGCTGGGTGTAGAGACCCCACCAGCGCATGCGTCCGCGCAGGTCGGCGCCGTCGATGGAGTCGAAGCCGCGGTGGGCGTAGATCGTCTCAATGCGTGTCCGCACATTGAGACCGTCGTCGTCCTTCTTGGTCTGCTCGTTGGCGTTGAGCGGCGTCATGTGCCCAGCAGCCCACTGGCCCTCGCCGCGGTGACGTCCGGTCTTGCGACGCGACGCGGCGGGAGTGGGCTTTTCGGGGGTGGAGGCCATGGCTGTACGTCCTTCGAGACTGCAGGAGGGCGGCTCTGAGCTGCACACTCGCGCGGAGGCGCGTCGGTGCGCAGGGCGGTTGCTCGGTGGGGAATGCTCGGCTGTGCTGGTCTGTCAGCAGACCGGACAGATGGCGCTGGACATGC is a genomic window containing:
- a CDS encoding nitrite/sulfite reductase, whose product is MASTPEKPTPAASRRKTGRHRGEGQWAAGHMTPLNANEQTKKDDDGLNVRTRIETIYAHRGFDSIDGADLRGRMRWWGLYTQRKPGIDGGKTAILEPEELDDKYFMLRVRIDGGRLTTEQLRVIGEISEEFARGTADLTDRQNVQYHWIRIEDMPEIWRRLEGVGLSTTEACGDTPRVILGSPVAGIAEDEIIDGTPAIEEIHRRIIGNKAFSNLPRKFKSAVSGSPLLDVAHEINDIAFVGVNHPEHGPGFDLWVGGGLSTNPKIGVRLGAWVPLDEVADVHEGVISIFRDYGYRRLRTRARLKFLVADWGPEKFRQVLEDEYLQRKLVDGPAPEQPVQQWRDHVGVHRQQDGRFYVGFAPRVGRIDGATLTKIADVAAEHGSGRLRTTVEQKMIVLDVEEDRIESLVSGLEALDLRVNPSPFRRGTMACTGIEFCKLAIVETKARGASLIDELERRMPEFDQPVTININGCPNACARIQVADIGLKGQLVLDDEGNQVEGFQVHLGGALGLEPGFGRKVRGLKVTSAELPDYVERVLKRFEAEREDDERFATWAARASEEALS